The following coding sequences are from one Triticum aestivum cultivar Chinese Spring chromosome 5A, IWGSC CS RefSeq v2.1, whole genome shotgun sequence window:
- the LOC123102447 gene encoding translation initiation factor eIF-2B subunit epsilon, whose product MSQKKSRGGAAAREDADELSRSPLQAVLLADSFTLKFRPITLERPKVLLPLVNVPMIDYTLSWLETEGVEEVFVFCCAHAQQVKEHLEEAGWTGKPAAREMAVMAVESHDAISAGDALRVMYGRGLINGDFVLISGDTISNMSLKEVLQEHKDRRKKDPLAVMTMIIKHSKPSILTHQTRLGNDEIVMALASETKELLYYEDRADGSHLCVTIDKDILANNPTLQLHNNMEDCYIDICSPDVLSLFTDNFDYQHLRRHFVKGLLVDDIMGYKIYTHEIHSSYAARIDNFRSYDAVSKDIIQRWTYPMVPDVLSFGNCHEMKLHRQGIYKASDVTLSHSAQIGANSVIGNATSIGEQCKISNSVIGEGCSIGKNVLIHGSYIWDNVIIEDGCKVSNSLVCDDVHLRAGAIVEPGCILSFKIKVRKNVVVPAYSKVSLLDKPSNEDSDEELEYADTNSGVTDSAPFSSTRSNADHPTILSEDDDLGASETGTSGVLGYIWASGDTGNLEEWRQSIAPIPKEKLQELQHAVSVDGDVGSEEDLNNRPFEADRDNDSEINVIEDDDYTKFEKEVEETFQRAVDGVHQDNLILEINALRLSYSLQHADCAGAVFYSIMRAALVAAQSTNDSLLKSTADALTKWKDLLRNYTKTVDEEMEILLKFEEMCQEITKEFSPLFSKILPYLYDKEIVSEDAILRWAEEKENADELDKIFVKQSDVFIQWLKEAEEEDEDDEEEE is encoded by the exons atgtCTCAGAAGAAGTCGCGCGGCGGAGCCGCCGCCCGAGAAGACGCCGATGAGCTCTCGCGCTCGCCCCTCCAGGCCGTCCTCCTCGCCGACAGCTTCACGCTCAAGTTCCGCCCCATCACCCTCGAGCGCCCCAAG GTGCTGCTGCCGCTGGTGAACGTGCCCATGATCGACTACACGCTGTCCTGGTTGGAGACCGAGGGCGTTGAGGAGGTCTTCGTCTTCTGCTGTGCGCACGCGCAGCAGGTCAAGGAGCACCTGGAGGAGGCGGGCTGGACTGGGAAGCCCGCGGCCCGGGAGATGGCCGTCATGGCCGTCGAGTCGCATGATGCGATCAGTGCAGGCGATGCTCTCCGCGTCATGTACGGCCGTGGCCTT ATAAATGGTGATTTTGTTCTCATCAGCGGTGATACAATCAGCAACATGAGCTTAAAAGAGGTTCTCCAGGAACACAAGGACAGAAGGAAAAAGGACCCACTTGCTGTTATGACTATGATTATAAAGCATTCAAAACCTTCAATCCTGACACACCAGACACGTTTGGGCAATGATGAAATTGTTATGGCGCTAGCATCTGAGACAAAGGAGCTACTTTATTATGAGGATAGGGCAGATGGCTCACACCTGTGCGTGACAATTGATAAGGATATACTGGCCAATAATCCTACTCTCCAGCTGCATAATAACATGGAG GATTGCTATATTGATATCTGCTCGCCGGATGTCCTTAGTCTTTTTACCGATAACTTTGACTATCAACATCTCCGGCGTCATTTTGTGAAGGGTTTACTTGTTGACGAT ATTATGGGATACAAAATCTATACTCATGAAATACACTCCAGCTATGCTGCAAGAATAGATAATTTCAGGAGTTATGATGCCGTGAGCAAAGATATAATACAAAGATGGACATACCCTATGGTGCCTGATGTGTTATCCTTTGGTAACTGCCATGAAATGAAACTTCACCGCCAAGGAATTTACAAGGCATCAG ATGTAACATTGTCGCATTCTGCACAAATTGGTGCGAATTCTGTTATTGGCAATGCAACAAGTATTGGAGAGCAGTGCAAGATATCGAATTCGGTAATTGGGGAAGGTTGCAGTATTGGGAAAAACGTTCTCATTCACGGTTCGTATATATGGGATAATGTCATAATTGAAGATGGATGCAAAGTGAGTAACTCCTTAGTCTGTGATGATGTGCATCTAAGGGCAGGGGCAATTGTTGAGCCTGGCTGCATATTGTCGTTTAAG ATTAAAGTTCGAAAGAATGTTGTTGTTCCTGCCTATTCAAAAGTGTCACTACTTGACAAGCCTTCAAATGAAGATAGTGATGAGGAACTTGAGTATGCTGACACCAATTCTGGAGTTACAGATAGTGCAC CCTTTTCCAGCACTAGGAGTAATGCCGACCACCCTACCATCTTATCGGAAGATGATGACTTAGGGGCATCTGAG aCTGGTACCTCTGGTGTCCTTGGTTACATATGGGCAAGTGGTGATACTGGAAATCTGGAGGAGTGGAGACAATCAATTGCTCCAATTCCTAAAGAAAAACTTCAAGAGTTGCAGCATGCTGTTTCTGTTGACGGTGATGTTGGATCAGAAGAAGACTTGAACAACCGTCCATTTGAAGCAGACCGCGACAATGATTCGGAGATCAATGTGATTGAGGATGATGATTATACTAAGTTTGAGAAAGAG GTTGAAGAGACTTTCCAACGGGCAGTTGATGGGGTTCATCAAGATAATTTGATACTGGAAATCAACGCGCTCAG gTTGTCTTATAGCCTTCAACACGCAGATTGTGCTGGAGCAGTTTTCTATTCAATAATGAGGGCTGCATTAGTTGCTGCACAATCTACTAATG atAGTCTTCTAAAGTCAACTGCGGACGCACTTACCAAGTGGAAGGATCTTTTACGCAATTACACCAAGACAGTTGATGAGGAG ATGGAAATACTATTGAAGTTTGAGGAAATGTGTCAAGAGATAACAAAAGAATTTTCTCCACTGTTTTCGAAG ATCTTGCCTTACCTCTATGATAAGGAGATAGTTAGTGAAGATGCAATTTTGAGATGGGCGGAAGAAAAAGAAAATGCCGACGAGCTGGATAAAATTTTCGTTAAACAGTCTGATGTTTTTATTCAG TGGCTCAAGGAagctgaagaggaagatgaagatgacgagGAAGAAGAGTAG